The following proteins are co-located in the Dyadobacter chenwenxiniae genome:
- a CDS encoding response regulator transcription factor: MKKRILYVEDDPNLAFATKDNLEEYDYEVIHAPDGIKALEYFGKDHFDICVLDIMLPKMDGFTLAEKIRNSDSQVPILFLTARALQEDKIKGLKLGADDYITKPFSIEELKLRIDVFLRRSKSEEPLVAKADSSKVGKYTFDFQKLTLAINGSSQNLTFREAEVLKFLAERPDQVIRRDELLKAIWGDDDYFMGRSLDVFISRLRKYLSADPDIKIDNIHGVGFRMRW, translated from the coding sequence ATGAAAAAACGAATATTGTACGTCGAGGACGATCCGAACCTGGCATTTGCGACGAAAGACAACCTGGAAGAGTATGATTATGAAGTAATTCACGCGCCCGACGGCATCAAAGCATTGGAATATTTCGGGAAGGATCATTTCGATATCTGCGTGCTGGATATTATGCTCCCTAAGATGGACGGATTCACATTAGCCGAAAAAATCCGTAATTCCGACAGCCAGGTGCCCATCCTGTTTCTCACCGCGCGCGCTTTGCAGGAAGATAAGATCAAAGGCCTCAAACTCGGCGCGGACGATTATATTACCAAGCCATTCAGCATTGAAGAGCTCAAATTGCGTATTGACGTATTTTTAAGGCGCAGCAAATCCGAGGAGCCTTTAGTAGCAAAAGCAGATTCCAGCAAGGTCGGGAAATATACTTTCGACTTTCAAAAGCTGACATTGGCCATTAACGGAAGCAGCCAAAACCTGACATTCAGAGAAGCGGAAGTGCTGAAATTTCTGGCGGAAAGGCCCGATCAGGTAATTCGCCGGGATGAATTATTGAAGGCGATCTGGGGCGATGACGATTATTTTATGGGGCGCAGCCTGGATGTGTTTATTTCGAGACTAAGGAAATATTTATCGGCCGATCCGGATATTAAAATTGATAATATTCACGGTGTAGGGTTCAGAATGAGGTGGTAA
- the rpmB gene encoding 50S ribosomal protein L28, which produces MAKVCQITGKRTRVGNNVSHANNKTKRKFFPNLQKKRFFLPSTGEWVTLKVATSALRTINKNGIEATIQKAYDKGTLTF; this is translated from the coding sequence ATGGCTAAGGTTTGTCAAATTACAGGTAAAAGAACTCGCGTTGGAAATAACGTTTCTCACGCTAACAATAAAACAAAGCGTAAATTCTTCCCGAATTTGCAAAAGAAACGTTTCTTCCTTCCTTCGACAGGAGAGTGGGTTACGTTGAAAGTAGCTACTTCTGCACTTCGTACTATCAACAAGAATGGTATCGAAGCAACGATTCAAAAAGCATACGACAAAGGAACACTTACGTTCTAA
- the folK gene encoding 2-amino-4-hydroxy-6-hydroxymethyldihydropteridine diphosphokinase, producing the protein MAGSEGIFLSLGSNLGDRQATLASAREEIAKRIGTISGESSVYETEPWGLADQPAFLNQVIRVETALAPEEVLRIILDIEHELGRVRHERWGARVIDIDLLYYNALVLDSASLTLPHPRLQDRLFNLIPLTEIAPDFINPLLKKTSLELLQMCTDDGVVSKIS; encoded by the coding sequence ATGGCGGGTTCCGAAGGCATTTTTCTTTCGCTAGGCTCTAATTTGGGCGACAGGCAAGCTACGCTTGCGTCTGCGCGGGAAGAAATTGCAAAAAGGATCGGCACGATATCCGGCGAGTCTTCCGTTTACGAAACAGAACCCTGGGGCCTTGCCGACCAGCCTGCGTTCCTGAACCAGGTTATCCGCGTTGAAACCGCGCTTGCTCCCGAAGAAGTTTTAAGGATCATCCTGGACATCGAGCACGAACTCGGCCGTGTCCGCCACGAGCGCTGGGGAGCGCGCGTCATTGACATTGATTTGCTGTATTACAATGCATTGGTGCTCGACAGCGCAAGCCTGACATTACCCCATCCCCGCCTCCAGGACCGCCTTTTTAACCTGATTCCCCTTACGGAAATTGCTCCTGATTTTATAAACCCGCTTCTCAAAAAAACGTCTCTTGAACTGTTGCAAATGTGCACGGATGATGGCGTTGTGTCAAAAATTTCATAA
- a CDS encoding TonB-dependent receptor — protein sequence MKNKVLAQCILLLFFCVSAFAQNRHTVSGYVKDQSNGEGLIGVSVYVREAETGVVTNPYGFYSLTLPEGNYTLVFSYIGYQKVEKTANLDSDKTVSIEMSDESTDLQEVTISTQKEDENVKSIEMSVNKVEMKTIRKMPALLGEVDLIRSIQLLPGVTSVGEGASGFNVRGGDISQNLVLLDEAPVYNSSHLFGFFSVFNPDAVKDVKLIKGGIPSLYGGRISSILDVRMKEGNAKKREINGGIGSIFSRLTYEQPFAKGKGSFIVAGRRSYIDVLAKPFLNSDLKDSKFFFYDLTAKVNYKIGEKDTFFASGYFGKDVFGGGDFGFGWGNATATARWNHVFSNKLFMNLTGYYSNYDYNLGQNQNKPDAKDRFDWKSKIISTSIKPDFTFYITPNNQLTFGGQYIYYDTRPGKAIAVSEGQSTDISLEPRYADESALYIGNEQKFGDKISLQYGLRYSYFRSLGPGTEYDYLEVEKGQRKYPVFPGNTYKKGDVIKSYGNWEPRASLNIGITKDASIKASYNRTAQYLHLLSNTAASSPLDVWTLSSTTILPEKADQVALGWFQNFSNNMYEASVEVYYKKLYNQIDYVPGSELLLNEFVAGDLLTGKGRAYGAEFYLKKNKGKLTGWVSYTLARTERLVETINNNDWFPARFDKPHNFTSVAIYEMRKRLSLSANFTIMSGTPATFPTNRYDYQGWPIANNYNGLRNNNRIPAYHRLDLAATLKSKKKLFNSGQGEWVFSIYNVYNRRNPFSVYTRANEDTPLKTEAVRYSVIGSMIPAITYNFKF from the coding sequence ATGAAAAACAAAGTACTCGCTCAATGTATTCTCTTGCTCTTCTTTTGTGTCAGCGCATTTGCGCAAAACCGGCACACTGTCAGCGGTTATGTAAAAGACCAGTCAAATGGTGAAGGTCTGATCGGAGTTTCTGTCTATGTTCGCGAAGCCGAGACCGGCGTAGTGACGAACCCTTACGGTTTTTATTCCCTGACTCTTCCGGAGGGGAATTATACGCTTGTATTCTCATATATAGGTTACCAAAAAGTTGAAAAAACTGCCAATCTGGACTCCGACAAGACTGTCAGCATCGAAATGTCTGATGAAAGCACCGATTTGCAGGAAGTCACAATCTCTACACAAAAGGAAGACGAAAATGTGAAGAGCATTGAAATGTCTGTTAATAAGGTGGAAATGAAGACAATCCGCAAAATGCCGGCATTACTAGGTGAGGTGGATCTGATCCGCAGCATTCAATTACTGCCTGGGGTTACTTCGGTTGGGGAAGGTGCTTCCGGTTTTAATGTGCGGGGTGGGGATATTTCTCAAAATCTTGTGCTCCTGGACGAAGCGCCGGTTTACAATTCTTCCCATTTATTCGGATTCTTTTCGGTTTTCAATCCCGATGCGGTTAAGGATGTAAAGTTGATAAAAGGCGGAATTCCTTCACTTTATGGCGGGCGTATTTCTTCCATTCTGGATGTCAGGATGAAGGAAGGAAATGCTAAGAAGCGGGAGATCAATGGCGGGATCGGGTCTATTTTTTCAAGGTTAACCTATGAACAACCATTTGCAAAAGGAAAAGGCTCGTTCATCGTTGCCGGTCGCAGGTCTTACATTGATGTTTTGGCCAAACCATTTTTGAATTCGGACCTGAAAGATTCCAAGTTCTTTTTCTATGATCTTACGGCCAAAGTGAATTATAAAATTGGAGAAAAGGACACATTCTTTGCCTCGGGTTATTTTGGTAAAGATGTTTTTGGTGGCGGTGATTTTGGATTCGGATGGGGTAATGCAACCGCCACAGCGCGCTGGAATCACGTTTTTTCCAACAAATTATTCATGAACCTGACCGGTTATTACAGCAATTACGATTACAATCTGGGGCAGAACCAAAACAAGCCCGATGCAAAAGACAGGTTTGATTGGAAATCCAAGATCATCAGCACGAGCATTAAGCCGGATTTTACATTCTACATTACACCGAACAACCAACTGACATTCGGCGGGCAATACATTTATTATGATACGCGCCCCGGAAAGGCCATTGCAGTTTCGGAAGGGCAAAGTACAGATATTAGCCTCGAACCGCGCTACGCTGATGAATCCGCTTTGTATATAGGCAATGAACAGAAGTTCGGTGACAAGATTTCGCTGCAATATGGTTTGCGTTATTCTTATTTCAGAAGCTTAGGGCCGGGGACGGAATATGATTATCTGGAAGTTGAAAAAGGGCAAAGGAAGTATCCGGTTTTTCCCGGTAATACATATAAAAAAGGAGACGTAATCAAAAGTTACGGAAACTGGGAGCCACGGGCGTCTTTGAACATTGGGATTACCAAAGATGCCTCTATCAAAGCCAGCTACAACCGGACCGCACAATATCTGCATTTGCTTTCCAACACAGCTGCCAGCTCACCATTGGACGTCTGGACTTTGAGCTCGACAACCATCCTGCCTGAAAAGGCGGATCAGGTTGCATTGGGTTGGTTTCAGAATTTCAGCAACAACATGTATGAGGCTTCTGTTGAGGTTTATTACAAAAAACTTTATAACCAGATCGACTATGTTCCGGGCTCGGAATTGCTGCTCAATGAATTCGTTGCAGGCGACCTGCTTACAGGAAAAGGTCGGGCCTACGGAGCTGAATTTTATCTAAAAAAGAACAAAGGAAAACTAACCGGCTGGGTGAGTTACACATTGGCCCGGACCGAGCGGCTCGTTGAGACCATTAACAACAATGATTGGTTTCCGGCCAGATTTGACAAACCACATAATTTCACTTCGGTTGCCATTTATGAAATGCGTAAACGTTTGTCTCTTTCAGCCAACTTTACAATCATGTCCGGCACGCCAGCCACATTCCCGACAAACCGTTACGACTACCAGGGCTGGCCGATCGCTAATAATTATAATGGTTTAAGGAACAACAACCGCATTCCGGCATATCACCGCCTGGATCTGGCAGCAACATTGAAATCCAAGAAAAAGCTTTTCAATTCAGGACAAGGCGAGTGGGTTTTCTCTATATATAATGTTTATAATCGCCGCAACCCCTTCTCGGTCTACACCCGTGCCAATGAGGACACCCCGCTTAAAACGGAAGCAGTTCGTTATTCGGTGATCGGGAGCATGATTCCGGCTATTACTTACAATTTTAAATTTTAA
- a CDS encoding DUF4249 domain-containing protein, translated as MKKISDILFIKKIAVLPVLLASLIFLSGCEDVIDLETETGPQQLVVDGWVTNQPGPQTIKLNWSAGYFNNGPATPVLGAEVTVTDDKGKVFKFEDLAGNGQYIWGKTNTDTLGRIGRTYALQIKNQSDIYTASSELKRVPTVDSIVYRKEKLPFEPDKGPKEGYVAQFYARDFVGEGDTYWIKPLVNGKPATEKAVNISIAYDAAFGAGAPSDGLIFILPIRESLTVDSLYSAGASVGVELHSISNETFEFLKQIREQAANGGLFAVPNSNIKSNVKNSNPNGMKALGFFSASAVSRKQTIIDPEKARPDED; from the coding sequence ATGAAGAAGATATCAGATATTTTATTTATAAAAAAAATAGCCGTACTCCCGGTTTTATTGGCATCATTGATCTTCCTTTCTGGTTGCGAAGATGTTATTGACCTGGAAACAGAGACTGGTCCGCAGCAGCTTGTGGTGGACGGTTGGGTCACTAATCAGCCCGGTCCGCAAACCATAAAGCTGAACTGGTCAGCTGGATATTTCAACAACGGTCCTGCAACACCAGTTTTAGGTGCCGAAGTGACAGTAACCGACGACAAAGGCAAGGTCTTCAAGTTTGAAGATTTGGCTGGAAACGGTCAGTATATTTGGGGGAAAACCAATACAGACACATTAGGCAGGATTGGTCGCACTTATGCATTGCAGATTAAAAACCAGTCTGATATTTATACTGCATCCAGTGAACTGAAACGGGTTCCGACAGTCGATTCGATCGTGTATCGCAAGGAAAAGCTGCCATTTGAGCCGGATAAAGGCCCCAAGGAAGGTTATGTCGCTCAATTTTATGCCAGGGACTTTGTTGGTGAAGGTGACACTTACTGGATCAAGCCGCTCGTGAACGGCAAGCCGGCAACGGAAAAAGCGGTCAACATTTCCATTGCTTATGATGCAGCTTTTGGGGCTGGCGCACCATCCGACGGCTTAATTTTCATTCTTCCTATCAGAGAGTCGCTCACAGTTGATTCACTTTACTCGGCGGGAGCGTCTGTAGGCGTAGAGTTGCACAGCATTAGCAATGAGACATTTGAGTTTTTGAAACAGATCAGAGAACAAGCTGCGAATGGAGGACTTTTTGCTGTTCCCAACTCGAATATCAAGTCGAATGTCAAAAACTCGAATCCAAATGGAATGAAGGCACTGGGCTTTTTCAGCGCTTCGGCGGTAAGCCGGAAGCAAACGATCATTGATCCTGAAAAGGCGCGTCCGGACGAGGATTAA
- a CDS encoding DmpA family aminopeptidase yields MMKRNLLILLVLFATPAFAQQRARELGIKIGVLPTGSLNAITDVGGVKVGQVTLREGADVRTGVTAIMPHDGNLFQQKVPAAIYIGNGFGKLTGYSQVEELGTIETPILLTNTLSVPTVADAIIDWTLGQQGNENVRSLNPVVGETNDGFLNDIRGRHVRKEHVLNALAQAQNGPVAEGNVGAGTGTVCFNFKGGIGTASRKLPANLGGYTVGVLVQTNFGGVLKVNGVPVGEELGKFAFKESLDKTSDGSCMMVVATDAPLDARNLKRLAKRAIMGLAQTGGIASNGSGDYVIAFSTANRMLHEMPERTFGATYLHNDAISPLFLAVIESTEEAIINSLVMAQTSEGTQGHKVEELPKEQLLEIMKKYGRLK; encoded by the coding sequence ATGATGAAACGAAATTTACTGATCCTCCTCGTACTTTTTGCAACGCCTGCTTTCGCGCAACAACGCGCGCGTGAGCTGGGAATCAAAATCGGTGTGCTGCCGACCGGATCACTGAATGCGATCACGGATGTGGGTGGAGTGAAAGTAGGTCAGGTGACATTGCGGGAAGGCGCCGACGTGCGCACAGGCGTAACAGCCATTATGCCGCACGATGGAAATTTGTTTCAGCAAAAAGTGCCGGCAGCCATTTATATCGGCAACGGCTTTGGCAAACTCACGGGTTACTCGCAAGTTGAAGAACTTGGCACCATTGAAACGCCTATTCTTCTCACCAACACATTGAGCGTCCCAACCGTCGCTGACGCCATCATTGACTGGACATTAGGCCAGCAGGGCAACGAAAACGTGCGATCGCTGAACCCGGTTGTGGGAGAAACCAATGATGGTTTTCTGAACGACATTCGCGGGCGTCACGTACGTAAGGAGCATGTACTCAATGCATTGGCGCAAGCGCAAAACGGCCCGGTTGCAGAAGGTAATGTGGGGGCAGGAACGGGGACAGTTTGTTTTAATTTTAAAGGAGGCATTGGAACCGCATCGAGAAAGCTTCCTGCCAATCTCGGCGGCTACACGGTTGGTGTTTTAGTGCAAACAAATTTTGGCGGGGTTTTGAAGGTCAACGGCGTTCCGGTGGGGGAGGAACTGGGGAAATTTGCATTTAAAGAATCACTAGATAAAACTTCCGACGGCTCGTGCATGATGGTGGTGGCCACGGATGCGCCGCTGGATGCAAGAAATTTGAAAAGGCTTGCAAAACGGGCGATTATGGGCCTCGCACAAACCGGCGGGATCGCATCGAATGGCAGCGGAGATTATGTGATCGCATTTTCAACGGCCAATCGCATGCTTCACGAAATGCCGGAACGTACTTTTGGCGCTACTTATCTTCATAACGATGCTATCAGCCCGCTTTTTCTGGCCGTTATAGAGTCCACCGAAGAAGCAATCATCAATTCACTCGTGATGGCGCAAACCAGCGAAGGGACGCAAGGCCACAAAGTAGAAGAACTTCCCAAAGAGCAGCTTCTTGAAATTATGAAGAAGTACGGAAGGTTGAAATAA
- the secDF gene encoding protein translocase subunit SecDF, with translation MANKNGIIGLTIVIALISVYYLSFTFVSRNIKAKSVAYATDAKGEVDLAKKQRYIDSLWREDVYIGHTLQEVMERELNLGLDLQGGMHVVMEVAPADILKGMAGGNARSAAFQTALRKAGEDKAASNSAFINRFAAAYKEAAPNSSLAGIFATSSNRGKISSSSSDGDVIKMLNTEVNGSIDRAFQITQARIDKFGVTNPNIQRLPGQNRILVELPGVDNPERVRRLLSGAAKLEFSEVYLTNELASGLDGLGKYLAKQEEIKKATGKPAVGAPAATDTTKKTDGGLAAQLAQKTSDSTATDSSALAAQSAALTNLFVPMPQGLGVFLKDTARANEILNRPEVKSLFPADLVFMWDRKGTEGVNNQLILPLYFIKKQNGQAAMEGDVIVDATHDYDERGRPEVTMRMNGEGARKWRTLTARSVGRPVAIIIDNLVYTAPTVQGEIPNGNSSITGSFTVEETKDMSNVLKAGKLPAPTHIVEEAVVGSSLGAEAINDGLISSAVGLLIVLVFMVAYYSRAGWIADIALLINLFFLLGVMASLGAVLTLSGIAGIVLSIGMAVDANVLIYEGIKVELEEGKPFAQAVRDGFKHSLTAIIDSNVTTLLTGIILYTFGTGLVLGFATTLVLGLLTSLFCAIFITRLFLEQQIKSGKVFHFYSGLTKNWFKDNHFDFVSQRRRFYIISAVIIAVGIGSFIFKGFGLGIDFKGGRSYVVRFEESVDADKLRSIMDADLGSTTEVKTFGGQDQVKITTAYLIEETSTDADQKAEAKIMAGVKKIPNNPAKIVSSNKVGPTMANDTLWSAVYAILLALAANFVYIFIRFKRVAFSYGAVVSLGHDVIIILAIFSLFNGWLPWSLDIDQAFIGAILTMIGYSMNDTVVIYDRIRDYLKDDKARGQSLPTVINNALNSTLSRTAVTGISVILVLIVLMIFGGAVIRGFTFCMLLGVIVGTYSSLFVAAPIVVDLLQREKRKEPALTVAEPIAPVAGKKIKA, from the coding sequence ATGGCTAATAAGAACGGAATTATCGGGCTAACCATCGTGATCGCCCTGATTAGCGTCTATTATCTCTCCTTTACATTTGTATCACGTAACATTAAAGCCAAATCGGTGGCTTATGCAACGGATGCGAAAGGGGAAGTAGACCTGGCAAAAAAACAACGTTACATCGACTCGCTGTGGCGCGAGGATGTGTATATCGGTCATACTCTGCAGGAAGTAATGGAACGTGAACTGAACCTTGGTCTTGATTTGCAGGGTGGTATGCACGTAGTGATGGAAGTGGCTCCTGCTGACATTTTGAAAGGAATGGCCGGTGGAAATGCGCGCAGCGCGGCGTTCCAAACTGCATTGCGGAAAGCAGGCGAGGATAAAGCGGCCAGCAACAGTGCATTTATCAATCGCTTTGCAGCTGCATATAAAGAAGCGGCTCCTAATTCAAGCCTGGCCGGCATTTTCGCGACAAGCTCAAACAGAGGCAAGATCAGCAGCAGCTCGTCTGACGGTGATGTGATCAAAATGCTTAATACTGAGGTGAATGGTTCCATCGACCGTGCATTCCAGATCACACAGGCCCGTATTGACAAGTTTGGTGTAACAAACCCTAACATTCAGCGTCTGCCTGGCCAGAACCGTATTTTGGTTGAGCTTCCGGGTGTTGATAATCCTGAGCGTGTGCGTCGTTTGCTATCCGGTGCTGCAAAACTGGAATTCTCCGAGGTTTACCTGACCAACGAACTGGCTTCTGGACTGGATGGCTTGGGGAAATATTTGGCTAAGCAGGAAGAAATTAAAAAAGCAACAGGGAAACCAGCTGTTGGCGCACCGGCTGCAACCGATACAACCAAGAAAACAGACGGAGGCCTGGCTGCCCAATTGGCACAGAAGACCTCTGATTCAACTGCAACTGACTCTTCTGCACTAGCTGCTCAAAGTGCTGCTTTGACCAACTTATTCGTTCCAATGCCACAAGGTCTGGGCGTTTTCCTGAAAGATACGGCACGCGCAAACGAAATTCTTAACCGTCCGGAAGTGAAATCACTGTTCCCTGCGGATCTTGTATTCATGTGGGACCGTAAAGGAACAGAAGGTGTAAATAACCAGCTGATCCTGCCATTATATTTTATTAAAAAGCAAAATGGCCAGGCTGCAATGGAAGGTGACGTGATCGTGGATGCAACGCACGACTACGATGAGCGTGGCCGCCCGGAGGTGACTATGCGTATGAATGGCGAAGGCGCACGTAAATGGCGTACATTAACGGCCCGCAGCGTAGGCCGTCCGGTTGCGATTATCATCGATAACCTGGTTTACACGGCTCCAACTGTACAAGGCGAGATTCCTAATGGTAACTCAAGCATTACGGGAAGCTTCACTGTGGAAGAGACAAAAGATATGTCCAATGTCTTGAAAGCGGGTAAGTTGCCTGCTCCTACGCACATTGTTGAAGAAGCGGTCGTAGGTTCTTCGCTGGGAGCTGAGGCTATCAATGACGGACTTATTTCATCTGCGGTTGGTTTGCTGATCGTTTTGGTTTTCATGGTTGCTTATTACAGCCGTGCAGGATGGATCGCCGATATCGCATTGCTGATCAACTTGTTCTTCCTTTTGGGCGTCATGGCTTCTTTGGGAGCGGTTTTAACGCTGTCGGGTATTGCGGGTATAGTGCTTTCCATTGGTATGGCCGTGGATGCGAACGTGCTTATTTATGAAGGTATTAAAGTTGAGCTGGAGGAAGGAAAACCTTTCGCGCAAGCGGTTCGGGATGGTTTTAAACATTCACTTACAGCTATCATTGACTCCAATGTTACGACGTTGCTAACGGGTATCATCCTTTACACGTTCGGAACCGGGCTTGTTCTTGGATTTGCAACCACATTGGTTCTGGGTTTGCTTACGTCTTTGTTCTGCGCAATATTTATTACACGTTTGTTCCTTGAACAGCAGATCAAAAGCGGAAAAGTCTTCCATTTTTATTCAGGCTTAACCAAAAACTGGTTTAAGGACAACCATTTCGATTTCGTTTCACAGCGTCGTCGTTTTTACATTATCTCCGCAGTCATTATTGCCGTGGGGATAGGTTCATTCATTTTTAAAGGATTTGGTCTGGGTATCGACTTCAAAGGCGGACGTTCCTATGTGGTTCGTTTTGAAGAATCCGTTGATGCTGATAAGCTGAGAAGCATTATGGATGCGGATCTTGGCTCGACTACTGAAGTAAAAACATTCGGTGGACAGGATCAGGTGAAAATTACAACTGCTTACCTGATTGAGGAAACATCTACGGATGCAGATCAAAAGGCAGAGGCTAAAATTATGGCTGGTGTTAAGAAAATTCCGAACAATCCAGCTAAAATCGTTAGCTCGAACAAAGTAGGGCCTACCATGGCGAATGACACGCTTTGGTCTGCCGTTTACGCAATCCTGCTCGCGCTGGCTGCTAACTTCGTTTACATTTTTATTCGTTTCAAAAGGGTTGCGTTCAGTTATGGAGCGGTTGTGTCCCTGGGTCACGACGTGATCATCATTTTGGCGATCTTCTCGCTGTTCAACGGCTGGCTGCCATGGTCGCTTGACATTGATCAGGCGTTCATCGGTGCAATTCTTACCATGATCGGATATTCAATGAATGACACGGTTGTAATTTATGACCGTATTCGTGATTACCTGAAAGATGATAAAGCACGTGGTCAAAGCTTGCCAACGGTTATTAACAATGCGCTTAACAGTACATTGAGCCGTACGGCCGTAACGGGTATTTCTGTAATCCTTGTTTTGATCGTGTTGATGATCTTTGGAGGAGCTGTAATACGCGGATTTACATTCTGTATGCTTCTTGGGGTAATCGTAGGAACGTATTCGTCGCTGTTCGTGGCGGCGCCAATCGTAGTTGACTTGCTGCAACGCGAAAAAAGAAAAGAGCCTGCATTGACTGTTGCGGAGCCTATCGCACCGGTCGCAGGCAAGAAGATCAAAGCATAA
- a CDS encoding amino acid permease — MANQLWVKKPIDKLLLESTGEGNQLKRSLSSTSLVALGIGAIIGAGLFSLTGIAAAEHSGPAVTISFILAALGCGFAGLCYAEFASMIPIAGSAYTYSYATMGEFVAWIIGWDLVLEYALGAATVSVSWSRYLLEFLSKFDIHLPTQLVCSPFEVVKLSNGTVIDNGIINLPAIFIVCMLSLLLIRGTQGSAFLNNFLVILKVAVVLIFIALGWSHIDPQNYVPYIPENTGNYENFGWTGIATGAAVVFFAFIGFDAVSTAAQEAKNPQKGMPIGILGSLVVCTILYVLFAHVMTGLVKYTEFANDAKPAATAFAKTGYDSLQTALIIAILAGYTSVMLVMLLGQSRVFYSMSRDGLLPKFFSDVHPKFATPWKTNLFFMGFVSIFAGLVPVSDLGHMVSIGTLFAFCLVCVGVWMLRVKRPDLQRSFRTPLVPFVPIMGIVVCLYLMYSLPVESWYRLAIWLAIGLAVYFGYGKKNSKLGKE, encoded by the coding sequence ATGGCAAATCAATTATGGGTCAAAAAGCCTATTGACAAATTACTACTAGAATCAACAGGAGAAGGAAACCAGTTAAAGCGGTCACTTAGCTCAACCAGTTTGGTTGCTCTGGGGATAGGCGCGATCATTGGAGCCGGTCTTTTTTCCTTAACCGGAATTGCGGCTGCTGAACATTCCGGACCGGCAGTTACCATTTCATTTATACTTGCAGCATTGGGTTGTGGCTTTGCCGGCCTTTGTTATGCTGAGTTTGCTTCCATGATTCCCATAGCAGGAAGCGCTTATACTTACTCCTACGCCACTATGGGAGAGTTTGTTGCCTGGATTATCGGATGGGACCTTGTTCTGGAATATGCATTGGGAGCTGCTACCGTTTCGGTTAGCTGGTCGCGTTACCTGCTTGAATTTTTGAGCAAATTTGACATTCACCTTCCTACACAGCTTGTTTGCTCGCCCTTTGAAGTTGTGAAGTTGAGCAACGGGACGGTTATCGACAACGGAATTATCAATTTGCCTGCCATATTCATTGTATGCATGCTTTCACTGCTTTTGATCAGAGGAACGCAAGGGTCTGCTTTCCTTAACAACTTCCTGGTTATCTTAAAAGTAGCAGTTGTACTTATTTTTATAGCATTAGGTTGGAGCCACATCGATCCACAGAATTATGTTCCGTACATTCCTGAAAACACAGGAAACTACGAAAACTTTGGCTGGACGGGTATTGCAACAGGAGCCGCCGTCGTATTCTTTGCATTTATTGGTTTTGATGCAGTATCAACAGCAGCTCAGGAAGCCAAAAATCCACAGAAAGGAATGCCGATCGGTATACTGGGATCATTGGTTGTTTGTACGATCCTATATGTGCTTTTTGCGCATGTAATGACTGGTCTGGTTAAATATACGGAGTTCGCTAACGACGCTAAACCTGCTGCAACTGCTTTTGCCAAAACAGGGTATGATTCATTGCAGACTGCATTGATCATTGCAATTCTAGCCGGTTACACGTCTGTAATGCTTGTAATGCTTTTAGGCCAAAGCCGCGTGTTCTATTCCATGAGCAGGGACGGACTTTTGCCGAAATTTTTCAGCGATGTGCATCCTAAATTCGCAACGCCATGGAAAACCAATTTATTCTTCATGGGCTTTGTGAGCATCTTTGCCGGGCTTGTTCCTGTGAGTGATTTGGGACATATGGTGAGTATCGGAACACTTTTTGCATTCTGCCTCGTATGCGTGGGCGTATGGATGCTGCGTGTTAAACGACCGGATCTCCAGCGCTCTTTCCGTACACCCTTAGTTCCTTTTGTGCCTATTATGGGGATTGTAGTATGTCTTTATTTAATGTATTCTTTGCCTGTGGAAAGCTGGTATCGACTAGCGATCTGGCTGGCAATAGGATTGGCAGTTTACTTCGGTTATGGCAAGAAGAATAGTAAGTTAGGAAAAGAATAG